From the genome of Colwellia psychrerythraea 34H, one region includes:
- the rsmD gene encoding 16S rRNA (guanine(966)-N(2))-methyltransferase RsmD, translating to MNQAKKQLSKKLLSGRGQGKSAGKIRIIAGKYKGRKLPVLMAEGLRPTTDRVKETVFNWLMPYIAQANCLDCFAGSGSLGFEALSRGADEVTLVELNRAAANQLLENKDLLKADNINVINDNALVFLKKDPLKVGLTAKSDKPFDLVFLDPPFRKQLVEQTAQLLNHFGLADQALIYVEMEADSTQVIPANWQLIKEKISGQVVYQLYQYQG from the coding sequence ATGAATCAAGCAAAAAAACAACTAAGTAAAAAGCTCCTTTCTGGGAGAGGACAGGGTAAGTCTGCCGGTAAAATCCGTATTATTGCCGGTAAATACAAAGGTAGAAAATTACCGGTATTAATGGCAGAGGGATTACGCCCAACAACCGATAGAGTTAAAGAGACTGTCTTTAATTGGCTCATGCCCTATATTGCTCAAGCCAATTGCTTAGACTGTTTTGCTGGCTCTGGTAGTTTAGGTTTTGAAGCGTTATCTCGTGGTGCCGATGAAGTAACCTTGGTGGAATTAAATAGAGCCGCAGCGAACCAATTACTTGAGAATAAAGACTTACTCAAGGCTGATAACATTAATGTTATTAATGATAATGCGCTTGTTTTTCTTAAAAAAGATCCTCTTAAAGTAGGGTTAACCGCAAAGTCAGACAAACCCTTTGATTTAGTTTTTCTCGATCCTCCTTTTAGAAAACAATTGGTCGAACAAACCGCACAATTACTAAATCACTTTGGTTTGGCCGATCAGGCACTCATTTATGTAGAGATGGAAGCAGATAGCACACAAGTTATCCCAGCTAACTGGCAATTAATTAAAGAGAAAATTTCTGGCCAAGTTGTTTATCAACTGTATCAATATCAGGGATAA